From Candidatus Eremiobacteraceae bacterium, one genomic window encodes:
- a CDS encoding tetratricopeptide repeat protein: MGSIPASAGGESHGRADALIAAARASAQSGDLETASASARRAAALPDCSAEDRVEAAGIIATAGDKPKAVELLLDAGSRFLYDSGDMPKARAAFAQAHALDPANLDVIFQMGQADVVEGRTQDALAKFIDVLRKSNLKHIPALFEAGCIYQANGQYDQAILAFKKVLDREKTHVQAVVHMGQLHQTKGMVPEALGYYLQAAEMARDVEQLGTAQQLCHMVLALDGANQKARFMLDDINDRAADALAAAEEAAALDGSAEAAAVETAPSTVVAQPAHSAAADAPRSAPAAPVVDTAAVAALDEKRLKLQKEIEELSGARLELEAGLARAKDEAEAAVSARAGTLTAKAQAEAELATLNEAIGRSRAQADELSRRKRDIENETQTAATALHEARQSESAVAASAEKRRAEIEAELAEIASRRAQEEASLADVTRAAEERKKELAALEAATKKLKDDHNAASAAAAEAAAAEAKLKGLHSRASADAEAATQRVADTKREAAEAEARREAAATAAAQNEAKLKTLESQAAESDAKLKAIQAQAAESDAKLKAIQAQAAAENDAIAKRLAAASKDAADAEARRENASALAAAAEAKLEALREQVKTATAGAADAGKLKQASAKLKEIETATAAAAATLAQSTSALEATEARKREADEAYARSKSLAAAAEEKRQAAALAADQAEALRAKREADAEALSSRLAAIEDARKDADAQVKLLATENAALSEVTAKVAAQRSALEAAQAAWREAEHGRTEASVEAERMRADCARLKDEAAKAREEAAAAHAQVAAASAAAASAPAPEQRRRATDESYAEAVVAVVPAEACADSLRTIETLAADGEMPFEVAAELAGLIHEGRSVEALRVARARANLEAKPAPYLLAVADLSRDLGDASGARETYRTLAAADPSKTGLVHQRLGQLFLTFADKGTAAALARDDAHYAFAQEPAKALEAYADLVARFPGDPSFRQELGEVHEKLGNIEAAGLAFSQAIAQYLVGDDANKAVELAPRLLAARPGDGQSLELVARAYERAGKTDDARKSLDEALGAYRAAGSAADLERVCRKLAEIADNPVPYRRELASLLKDVGDIGGAAEQLLEAAEKLLTWSNAADALALLREAAVLAAEVEPLRDRIAAAKERAVEAQGSVDAASRGSVFLARHQYEKAADAYRAAVEKNAYNADACYQLACLLTDQFPDLATAEQLLDNAAELRPGHTATRYRLCLVKAARGDVEQAVELLIALARFDENNGDFIDQFVERLEKDADTGSVAAKYRLGIAYRELGRVEEALVILQSIQRETEFIVLCLNAIGLCLRRQGLDTAAAKRFQKAIETPGYPEHQYNDALYNLGDLYEGKKDPESLALSLSSYEELYARDCTFRDIADRIKSVKSKLGATEGPKVKRLPNRSEASNDR, encoded by the coding sequence GTGGGGTCGATCCCAGCGAGTGCGGGAGGCGAGAGCCACGGCAGAGCGGATGCGCTCATCGCTGCCGCACGCGCGTCGGCGCAGAGCGGCGATCTGGAAACCGCGTCGGCGAGCGCGCGCCGCGCAGCGGCGCTGCCCGACTGCTCCGCCGAAGACCGAGTAGAGGCCGCGGGCATCATCGCGACCGCTGGCGATAAGCCGAAGGCGGTCGAGCTGCTGCTCGACGCGGGCTCACGGTTCTTGTACGACTCGGGCGACATGCCGAAAGCGCGCGCAGCGTTCGCACAAGCGCATGCGCTCGACCCTGCGAACCTCGATGTCATCTTCCAGATGGGCCAAGCCGATGTCGTCGAGGGCCGCACGCAGGACGCGCTGGCGAAATTCATCGACGTCCTGCGCAAGTCGAACCTCAAGCACATCCCCGCGCTTTTCGAAGCCGGCTGCATCTATCAAGCGAACGGACAGTACGATCAGGCGATCCTGGCGTTCAAGAAAGTGCTCGATCGCGAGAAGACGCACGTGCAAGCGGTCGTGCACATGGGCCAGCTCCATCAGACGAAGGGCATGGTCCCGGAGGCGCTCGGCTACTACCTTCAAGCGGCCGAGATGGCGCGCGACGTCGAACAGCTCGGCACCGCACAGCAACTGTGCCACATGGTCCTCGCGCTCGACGGTGCGAACCAAAAAGCGCGCTTCATGCTCGACGACATCAACGATCGTGCCGCAGACGCGCTGGCCGCGGCGGAAGAGGCCGCCGCGCTCGACGGATCAGCTGAGGCGGCCGCGGTCGAAACCGCGCCTTCGACGGTCGTCGCGCAGCCCGCTCATTCGGCTGCGGCGGATGCGCCACGAAGCGCTCCGGCGGCGCCGGTCGTCGACACTGCAGCGGTCGCCGCGCTCGACGAGAAGCGCCTCAAACTCCAAAAGGAGATCGAAGAGCTCAGCGGCGCACGCCTCGAGCTCGAGGCCGGTCTTGCTCGCGCCAAGGACGAGGCCGAAGCTGCGGTCTCGGCGCGTGCCGGGACCCTCACCGCGAAGGCGCAAGCCGAAGCCGAGCTCGCGACGCTCAATGAGGCGATCGGGCGCAGTCGCGCTCAGGCTGATGAGCTGTCGCGGCGCAAGCGCGACATCGAAAACGAGACGCAGACCGCTGCGACGGCGCTCCATGAGGCGCGGCAAAGCGAGTCCGCCGTCGCCGCGTCCGCGGAAAAGCGCCGCGCCGAGATAGAGGCTGAGCTCGCCGAGATCGCATCGCGTCGCGCGCAGGAAGAAGCATCGCTGGCCGATGTCACGCGAGCCGCCGAGGAGCGTAAGAAAGAACTTGCCGCGCTCGAGGCTGCGACGAAGAAGCTCAAAGACGACCACAACGCGGCGAGCGCTGCGGCAGCCGAGGCTGCGGCAGCCGAAGCGAAGCTCAAAGGTCTGCACAGTCGGGCGTCTGCGGATGCGGAAGCCGCGACTCAGCGCGTCGCCGACACGAAGCGCGAAGCTGCGGAAGCCGAAGCGCGCCGCGAGGCGGCCGCAACGGCCGCTGCCCAGAACGAAGCGAAGCTCAAGACCCTCGAGTCGCAAGCAGCCGAGAGCGATGCGAAGCTCAAAGCGATCCAAGCGCAAGCAGCCGAGAGCGATGCCAAGCTGAAGGCGATCCAAGCCCAAGCTGCGGCCGAAAACGACGCGATCGCGAAGCGCCTCGCCGCGGCGAGCAAGGATGCCGCCGACGCCGAGGCTCGTCGCGAGAATGCGAGCGCTTTGGCTGCCGCGGCCGAAGCCAAGCTCGAAGCGCTTCGCGAACAGGTCAAGACGGCGACGGCCGGCGCAGCCGATGCCGGAAAACTGAAGCAGGCTTCAGCGAAGCTCAAAGAGATCGAGACGGCGACCGCCGCGGCGGCTGCTACGCTCGCGCAGTCGACGTCCGCACTCGAAGCGACCGAGGCCCGCAAGCGCGAGGCCGATGAGGCCTACGCCCGCTCGAAATCCCTCGCGGCAGCGGCGGAAGAAAAGCGCCAGGCCGCTGCGCTGGCCGCAGATCAAGCGGAAGCGCTCCGCGCGAAGCGCGAAGCGGATGCCGAAGCACTGTCGTCGCGACTAGCTGCGATCGAAGACGCCCGCAAAGACGCCGACGCTCAAGTCAAGTTGCTCGCGACAGAGAATGCGGCGCTTTCCGAGGTGACCGCAAAGGTCGCCGCGCAGCGCAGCGCGCTCGAGGCCGCGCAAGCGGCTTGGCGCGAAGCCGAGCACGGCCGGACCGAGGCTTCTGTCGAGGCTGAGCGCATGCGCGCGGATTGCGCGCGCCTCAAAGATGAAGCGGCGAAAGCGCGCGAAGAGGCAGCGGCCGCTCACGCACAAGTCGCGGCGGCGTCCGCCGCGGCGGCGTCAGCGCCCGCCCCGGAGCAGCGCCGGCGCGCGACGGACGAGTCGTACGCGGAGGCGGTCGTCGCCGTTGTTCCGGCCGAGGCGTGCGCCGATTCGCTGCGCACCATCGAGACGCTCGCCGCGGACGGCGAGATGCCGTTCGAGGTCGCGGCCGAGCTTGCAGGGCTCATCCACGAGGGCCGTTCGGTCGAGGCGTTGCGCGTCGCTCGCGCGCGCGCCAACCTCGAGGCCAAACCCGCCCCGTATCTATTGGCCGTCGCCGACTTGTCGCGCGACCTCGGTGACGCGTCAGGGGCGCGCGAGACGTATCGCACGCTCGCTGCCGCCGACCCGTCGAAGACGGGGCTCGTCCACCAGCGCCTTGGCCAATTGTTCCTCACCTTTGCGGACAAAGGCACCGCCGCCGCACTCGCGCGCGACGACGCGCACTATGCATTCGCGCAGGAGCCCGCGAAGGCGCTCGAAGCGTACGCGGATCTCGTCGCACGTTTCCCGGGCGATCCGAGCTTCCGTCAAGAACTGGGCGAAGTACACGAAAAGCTCGGCAACATCGAGGCCGCGGGGCTCGCGTTCTCGCAGGCAATCGCGCAATATCTCGTGGGCGACGACGCGAACAAAGCCGTCGAGCTCGCGCCGAGACTGCTCGCGGCGCGCCCCGGTGACGGGCAATCGCTCGAACTCGTAGCCCGCGCTTACGAACGCGCAGGCAAGACCGATGACGCGCGCAAGTCGCTCGATGAGGCGCTCGGGGCATATCGCGCCGCCGGCTCCGCCGCCGACCTCGAACGTGTCTGCCGCAAGCTGGCCGAGATAGCCGACAACCCGGTGCCGTATCGTCGCGAGCTGGCGTCACTGCTCAAAGACGTGGGCGACATCGGCGGAGCGGCCGAGCAGCTGCTCGAGGCGGCCGAAAAACTGCTCACGTGGTCGAACGCCGCCGACGCCCTCGCGCTTCTGCGTGAAGCGGCGGTGCTCGCGGCGGAGGTAGAACCTTTGCGCGACCGGATCGCGGCCGCGAAGGAGCGGGCGGTCGAAGCCCAAGGATCCGTCGACGCGGCGTCGCGCGGCAGCGTGTTCTTGGCCCGCCATCAGTACGAGAAAGCCGCGGACGCATATCGAGCCGCGGTCGAGAAGAACGCGTACAACGCGGACGCCTGCTACCAGCTCGCGTGCCTGCTGACCGATCAATTCCCCGATCTCGCCACGGCGGAGCAGCTGCTCGATAACGCGGCGGAGCTTCGGCCGGGACATACGGCGACGCGCTATCGCTTGTGCCTCGTCAAGGCGGCGCGCGGCGACGTCGAGCAAGCCGTCGAGCTCCTCATCGCGCTCGCGCGCTTCGACGAGAACAACGGCGACTTCATCGATCAGTTCGTCGAACGGCTCGAAAAGGACGCCGACACCGGCTCGGTCGCCGCGAAGTACCGGCTCGGCATCGCGTATCGAGAGCTCGGCCGCGTCGAGGAAGCGCTCGTCATCCTGCAGTCGATCCAGCGCGAGACCGAGTTCATCGTCTTGTGCCTCAACGCGATCGGCCTGTGCCTGCGCCGTCAGGGCCTCGACACCGCCGCTGCGAAGCGCTTCCAGAAGGCGATCGAAACGCCCGGCTATCCGGAGCATCAATACAACGACGCGCTGTACAACCTCGGCGACCTGTACGAGGGCAAGAAAGATCCGGAATCGCTTGCGCTGTCGCTCTCCTCGTACGAAGAGCTGTACGCCCGCGACTGCACGTTCCGCGACATCGCCGATCGCATCAAGTCGGTGAAGTCGAAGCTCGGTGCTACAGAAGGCCCGAAAGTGAAGCGGCTACCGAATCGCTCCGAGGCGTCGAACGACCGGTGA
- the aroC gene encoding chorismate synthase → MIRYLTAGESHGPALVGIIDGIPAGLRLDVAAIDAALTARQGGHGRSRRQQIEHDTVEFFAGLRGGVTLGSPLALVIRNRDHENVRALMDPLTGSGPPITRPRPGHADYAGGLKFRHADLRNVLERASARETAMRVALGEIARQYLGVFGITVNGFVFQIGEVRAGDLGRLPDSDNVADSPVRCPDASASALMVERIDRAKKDGDTLGGAFELRAMGMPVGIGSNRQPWDRLDARIAAAMMSIQTVKAVEIGEGITTGEYVGSKAHDTFEPSGGGIARGTNRAGGIEGGMSNGEDLVVRVRVKPIATLMKPLASVDLSTGAAAPATIVRSDVCAVPAASVIGEAMLCLALADAVSEKYGGDSAAESREHFDASQRGADTLFKGLGG, encoded by the coding sequence ATGATCCGGTATCTCACCGCGGGCGAGTCGCACGGACCGGCGCTCGTCGGCATCATCGACGGCATTCCGGCAGGATTGCGGCTCGACGTAGCGGCCATCGACGCGGCGCTGACCGCGCGTCAAGGCGGTCACGGCCGAAGCAGACGCCAGCAGATAGAACACGACACCGTCGAGTTCTTCGCGGGCCTCCGTGGCGGCGTGACGCTAGGATCGCCGCTGGCGCTCGTCATCCGCAATCGCGATCACGAGAACGTCCGCGCGCTCATGGATCCGCTGACGGGAAGCGGGCCGCCGATCACCCGGCCGCGGCCAGGACACGCCGACTATGCAGGCGGCCTGAAATTCCGGCACGCCGATCTGCGCAACGTGCTCGAGCGCGCGAGCGCACGCGAGACGGCGATGCGCGTCGCGCTCGGCGAGATCGCGAGGCAGTATTTGGGTGTGTTCGGCATCACAGTGAACGGCTTCGTTTTTCAAATCGGCGAGGTGCGCGCGGGGGACTTAGGTCGCCTGCCCGATAGTGATAATGTGGCCGATTCTCCCGTGCGGTGTCCGGACGCTTCGGCGTCGGCGCTCATGGTCGAAAGGATCGACCGCGCGAAGAAAGATGGAGACACGCTCGGCGGGGCGTTCGAGCTTCGCGCGATGGGGATGCCGGTCGGGATCGGCAGCAACCGGCAGCCTTGGGATCGGCTTGACGCGCGCATAGCGGCAGCGATGATGAGCATTCAGACCGTCAAGGCGGTCGAGATCGGAGAAGGCATCACGACTGGCGAGTACGTCGGCAGCAAGGCGCACGACACGTTCGAGCCGAGCGGCGGCGGCATCGCGCGCGGCACGAATCGCGCCGGCGGCATCGAGGGCGGCATGTCGAACGGGGAGGATCTGGTCGTGCGCGTCCGGGTCAAACCGATCGCGACGCTGATGAAGCCGCTCGCGTCCGTCGACCTGTCGACGGGAGCGGCAGCGCCGGCGACGATCGTGCGCAGCGACGTCTGCGCGGTGCCGGCTGCATCGGTCATCGGCGAAGCGATGTTGTGCCTCGCGCTGGCCGACGCGGTGTCGGAGAAGTACGGCGGCGATTCGGCCGCGGAGTCGAGAGAGCATTTCGACGCGTCGCAGCGCGGAGCGGACACGCTCTTCAAGGGGCTCGGAGGATAA
- a CDS encoding secretin and TonB N-terminal domain-containing protein has translation MLRHLRSVSAWLLSSVIAMSSVVAPQPGSAAGNMVTDVSYGKTDGAFTVSVAATGSVSTHVQRLAVDSKQNLQDLVIDVSPASYDGQTKVIGFSSGSIRQVRLGQLSSSPAIMRIVVEAQGTPQYDLKAGAGNKSLTLRLPTSQVAYTLPTAQAVAAARAAQTRQTSALAPKPAVVASKPASKPAVVAVKPAQAPAPQPKPVVHAPPAPKPAVVAAPVASKPVQHPAPKPQTVAFAAPAPSATQNPWLPGGKFYCKVPVKGSHYAPYHHAPGSSVMPSSQNMGPGGSSSYGSASAGTVTLDVKNADIIDVLKVLAEQSGQNIVATQNVKGTTTVDLHNVPLKEALDLIVRTNGLDYRQVGNVYVVGTPGDLSAQFGQAGQVATQSVAFPIKYANPVDLQKQLATVIPANNFTVDARTDTLLVTGTPDIIQSARNFLALSDIPAPQVMFEVKVIDITRTNDTDNTGVNYTGSSALAFLENPLGAPPGTTFTLPATQYLGQPIPLQPFTRNELFIQAQLNYLITHNEAQLLADPKVSALDNLPASILIGQTYPIVYYDPRAGQFQAQFVDIGVKMNITPVINTDGYITTTLHTERSVITGFVQQFPILNKRSADSTLRVKDGETIVLGGMIDDEMTKSISKIPLLGDIPVFGVLFKNINTTKLHNEVVFLITPHIINERQ, from the coding sequence ATGTTACGGCATCTTCGGTCGGTGTCGGCGTGGCTGCTCAGCAGCGTCATCGCTATGAGCAGCGTCGTCGCACCGCAGCCGGGCAGCGCTGCAGGCAACATGGTGACCGACGTATCGTACGGCAAGACCGACGGCGCGTTCACCGTCTCTGTCGCGGCGACCGGTTCCGTGAGCACGCATGTGCAGCGGCTGGCGGTCGATTCGAAGCAGAACCTGCAGGATCTCGTCATCGACGTCTCACCGGCGTCGTACGACGGGCAGACGAAGGTCATCGGCTTTTCGTCTGGCTCGATCCGGCAGGTTCGACTCGGCCAGCTCTCCTCGTCGCCGGCGATCATGCGGATCGTCGTCGAGGCGCAGGGCACGCCGCAGTACGATCTTAAAGCCGGCGCCGGCAACAAGAGCCTGACGTTGCGCCTTCCGACATCGCAAGTCGCGTACACGCTGCCGACGGCGCAAGCCGTCGCCGCGGCGCGCGCGGCCCAGACCCGGCAGACGTCCGCGCTCGCCCCGAAACCGGCGGTCGTCGCGTCGAAGCCCGCGAGCAAACCCGCCGTCGTAGCGGTCAAGCCCGCGCAAGCTCCCGCGCCGCAACCGAAACCGGTCGTGCACGCGCCGCCTGCTCCGAAGCCGGCCGTCGTCGCTGCGCCCGTCGCTTCCAAGCCTGTGCAGCATCCGGCGCCGAAACCGCAGACGGTCGCATTCGCTGCGCCGGCTCCGTCGGCGACGCAGAACCCGTGGCTGCCGGGCGGAAAGTTCTATTGCAAAGTGCCGGTCAAGGGATCGCACTACGCGCCGTACCATCATGCGCCGGGCTCATCCGTGATGCCGTCGTCGCAGAACATGGGTCCGGGCGGATCGTCGAGCTACGGCTCGGCTTCGGCCGGAACGGTGACGCTCGACGTCAAAAACGCCGACATCATCGACGTCCTGAAGGTGCTCGCCGAACAGAGCGGTCAGAACATCGTCGCGACGCAGAACGTCAAGGGAACGACGACCGTCGATCTCCATAACGTGCCGCTCAAAGAGGCGCTCGACCTCATCGTGCGCACGAACGGACTCGACTATCGCCAGGTCGGCAACGTCTACGTCGTGGGCACGCCAGGGGATCTTTCGGCGCAGTTCGGACAAGCCGGGCAAGTCGCGACGCAGTCCGTCGCGTTCCCGATCAAGTACGCGAACCCCGTCGACCTGCAGAAGCAGCTCGCGACGGTCATCCCGGCCAACAACTTCACGGTCGACGCGCGGACGGATACGCTGCTCGTCACCGGAACGCCCGACATCATCCAGTCGGCGCGCAACTTCCTCGCGTTGTCGGATATTCCGGCGCCGCAGGTGATGTTCGAAGTCAAGGTCATCGACATCACGCGCACCAACGACACGGACAACACAGGCGTCAACTACACCGGCTCGTCGGCTCTCGCGTTCCTCGAGAACCCGCTCGGCGCGCCGCCTGGGACCACCTTCACGCTGCCGGCGACGCAGTACCTCGGCCAGCCGATCCCGCTGCAGCCGTTCACGCGCAACGAGCTCTTCATCCAAGCGCAGCTCAACTACCTCATCACGCACAACGAAGCGCAGCTGCTCGCGGATCCGAAGGTCTCGGCGCTCGATAACCTGCCGGCCTCGATCCTCATCGGTCAGACGTACCCGATCGTCTACTACGATCCGCGCGCGGGCCAGTTCCAAGCGCAGTTCGTCGACATCGGCGTCAAGATGAACATCACGCCGGTCATCAATACCGACGGCTACATCACGACGACCCTGCACACGGAGCGCAGCGTCATCACGGGCTTCGTGCAGCAGTTCCCGATCTTGAACAAGCGTTCGGCCGACTCGACGCTGCGCGTCAAGGACGGCGAGACGATCGTGCTCGGCGGTATGATCGACGACGAGATGACGAAGTCGATCTCGAAGATCCCCTTGCTCGGCGACATCCCGGTCTTCGGGGTGCTCTTCAAGAACATCAACACGACGAAGCTCCACAACGAGGTCGTATTCCTCATCACGCCGCATATCATCAACGAGCGGCAATGA
- the pilM gene encoding type IV pilus assembly protein PilM, with protein MSFLGRLFTKGGQRTIGVDFGSFELKAAQFAPSPHGPVLEHVYKVQTPANSIKDGVVTDPPLVGEALRQLISEGAFTAKRTVSAVAGPTVVVRQVTMPAMSERELRESTKYEAERFLPYSVDEAQIDAKILGKADDGQNMDVLVVAAQKDLVLSQASAIQFAGLTAGVVEVEPFAMVRAMIPADDPRFQQNIAIINVGASTTSINITKAGFVPFTRNVPIGGAAFTKAIATGLNISIDEAETMKREKAAILSQRDTAPVPPTVTRIFNVITPPLTELVTEIHKSLDYFRTRFRGEVIESVILGGGTARLSNLDAFLGHELGLPVSIANPLAQGAYNPADFPAEYLSDIGPSLIVAAGLALRDLAPEGGRMPVSA; from the coding sequence ATGTCGTTCCTCGGTAGACTTTTCACAAAAGGCGGCCAGCGCACGATCGGCGTCGACTTCGGTTCTTTCGAACTGAAGGCGGCGCAGTTCGCTCCCTCACCGCATGGTCCGGTGCTCGAGCACGTGTACAAAGTGCAGACGCCGGCGAACTCGATCAAAGACGGCGTCGTCACGGATCCGCCGCTCGTCGGCGAAGCGCTGCGCCAACTGATCAGCGAGGGCGCGTTCACCGCGAAGCGCACCGTCTCTGCCGTCGCCGGCCCGACCGTCGTCGTGCGCCAGGTGACGATGCCGGCGATGAGCGAGCGCGAGCTGCGCGAATCGACGAAGTACGAAGCGGAGCGCTTCTTGCCGTACTCGGTCGACGAAGCGCAGATCGATGCGAAGATCCTCGGCAAAGCCGATGACGGGCAGAACATGGACGTCCTCGTCGTCGCCGCGCAAAAAGATCTCGTCCTGTCGCAGGCGAGCGCCATCCAATTCGCCGGCCTCACCGCCGGCGTCGTCGAGGTCGAACCGTTCGCGATGGTGCGCGCGATGATACCGGCCGACGATCCGCGCTTCCAGCAGAACATCGCGATCATCAACGTCGGCGCGTCGACGACGAGCATCAACATCACGAAGGCGGGCTTCGTGCCGTTCACGCGCAACGTGCCGATCGGCGGCGCGGCGTTCACGAAGGCGATCGCCACCGGCCTCAACATCTCGATCGACGAAGCCGAGACGATGAAGCGCGAGAAGGCGGCGATCCTGTCGCAGCGCGACACGGCGCCGGTGCCGCCGACCGTCACGCGCATCTTCAACGTCATCACGCCGCCGCTCACCGAGCTCGTCACCGAGATCCACAAATCGCTCGACTACTTCCGCACGCGCTTCCGCGGCGAGGTCATCGAGTCAGTCATCCTCGGCGGCGGCACGGCGCGCCTTTCGAATCTCGACGCGTTCCTCGGCCACGAGCTCGGGTTGCCGGTCTCGATCGCCAATCCGCTCGCGCAGGGCGCGTACAATCCCGCCGATTTCCCGGCGGAATACCTCAGCGACATCGGGCCGTCGCTCATCGTCGCCGCAGGGCTGGCGTTGCGCGACCTGGCTCCTGAGGGCGGGCGCATGCCCGTCTCGGCGTAA
- the pilO gene encoding type 4a pilus biogenesis protein PilO: protein MTFLSNPLNRALLIAALIVVIGLLAFFTIVQPLQQQYSASQARLAQDQQSYSDLKRVADQKPQYLALTKQIQTRLAGVELTADPRVYIPSYLKQIEDLAKKDGLQVTAVTPQAPPTPAPGSSPTPGPIATVNPNISAVAPINSARAAAGSANAQANTTNGVATATGATPIPGPNAPAGTQPANTAGGKVGTSAPSSARANAIAYLNQSFTQVPINMEFAGTYAQLETFLNDLNKFPKLIGVGNVTLAPSTHVGVGETPTLTITLPIVAYRLSPTQGTVPPPAPPGSGARTTGNGG, encoded by the coding sequence ATGACGTTCCTCTCGAACCCGCTGAACCGGGCCCTACTCATCGCGGCGCTGATCGTCGTCATCGGCCTGCTCGCGTTCTTCACGATCGTGCAGCCGCTGCAGCAGCAGTACAGCGCGTCGCAAGCGCGCCTCGCGCAAGACCAGCAGTCGTACAGCGATCTCAAGCGCGTCGCCGACCAGAAGCCGCAATATCTCGCGCTGACAAAACAGATCCAGACGCGGCTCGCGGGCGTCGAGCTGACGGCCGACCCGCGCGTCTACATCCCGTCGTACCTCAAGCAGATCGAAGACCTCGCGAAGAAGGACGGCCTCCAGGTCACCGCGGTGACCCCGCAGGCGCCTCCGACTCCCGCACCGGGGTCCTCGCCGACGCCGGGGCCGATCGCGACCGTCAACCCGAACATCAGCGCCGTCGCGCCGATCAACAGCGCGCGCGCCGCCGCCGGTTCGGCGAATGCGCAAGCGAACACGACGAACGGCGTGGCGACCGCGACCGGCGCGACGCCTATCCCCGGTCCTAACGCACCCGCCGGTACGCAGCCGGCAAACACCGCGGGCGGCAAGGTCGGCACCTCGGCGCCGAGTTCGGCGCGCGCGAACGCGATCGCGTACTTGAACCAGTCGTTCACGCAGGTGCCGATCAACATGGAGTTCGCCGGCACGTACGCGCAGCTCGAGACGTTCTTGAACGACCTCAACAAGTTCCCGAAACTCATCGGCGTCGGCAACGTCACGTTGGCGCCCTCGACGCATGTAGGCGTCGGCGAAACGCCGACGCTGACGATCACGCTGCCGATCGTCGCATATCGTCTCAGCCCGACGCAGGGCACGGTACCGCCGCCGGCTCCTCCGGGATCCGGCGCCCGGACCACGGGCAACGGAGGATAG
- a CDS encoding PilN domain-containing protein gives MSVININLLPSAQKQRLVVFDRGLAIGLGLIVVEILAIFGFMAVMNHKISALNDQITTQEQQLVAVQAQVKEVDDLRDQVQDLEAKANLLERIKQSPIQLSEILKDLSDNTPTGVWFNNVTVNHSTTGGNVALEGKTSTYRDVANLMLNLDSSAMFGNATLSTTRMQPADPSHPSEGGDVTFSMSGDLSQAVIGQ, from the coding sequence ATGTCGGTCATCAACATAAACCTCCTCCCGTCTGCGCAGAAGCAGCGGCTCGTCGTCTTCGATCGCGGTCTCGCGATCGGGCTCGGGCTCATCGTCGTCGAGATCTTGGCGATCTTCGGCTTCATGGCGGTCATGAACCACAAGATCTCCGCGCTCAACGATCAGATCACGACGCAGGAGCAGCAGCTCGTCGCGGTCCAGGCGCAAGTGAAGGAAGTCGACGACCTCCGGGATCAGGTGCAAGACCTTGAGGCGAAAGCGAACCTGCTCGAGCGCATCAAGCAGAGCCCGATCCAGCTCTCCGAGATCCTGAAAGACCTGAGCGACAACACGCCGACCGGCGTGTGGTTCAACAACGTGACGGTCAACCACTCGACGACCGGCGGCAACGTCGCGCTCGAGGGCAAGACGTCGACATACCGCGACGTGGCGAACCTCATGCTCAACCTCGACTCGTCGGCGATGTTCGGCAACGCGACGCTCTCGACGACGCGGATGCAGCCCGCGGACCCCAGCCACCCGAGCGAAGGCGGCGACGTCACGTTCTCGATGAGCGGCGACTTGAGCCAGGCGGTGATCGGACAATGA